The Arvicanthis niloticus isolate mArvNil1 unplaced genomic scaffold, mArvNil1.pat.X pat_scaffold_511_arrow_ctg1, whole genome shotgun sequence DNA segment TATTCAAAACCCTGACCTACCTTAGCAGTCTCCTGAGCAGCATCAAAAATCCTCTTGGCACACGAGAAAACCCAGCACGGATCTGCAAGGATTTACTCAGCTGTCAGTACAAGGTTTCAGATGGTAAGTCCTTCCTGTCAGATTCCCAAGTCTAACTTCATCATTTCAAAACATTCAGGATCTGTAATGCATTCAACTTCAGATATCTGCCATTTTGATCAGACGTCAACACAACCCATCATAACTTCATCAAAACTGCGATGGTCTTTGAGGATGATTTACTTTGTAAATACGAAGGCCTGTGCTTTGTTCACACTTGGTATTTGCAAAAGTGTACATCATATTTAAATCCAAGTAAGAGAATGTAACGTTAGGGGTGATGGACAAGAATCTACCAGAGGCCTTGCTAATCCAAAACCATCAAAGTTCACATTTTTTACATCATATTCCACAGCACCCCctataaatgttatttaataGCCTTAAATAGAATCGGCAAATAGCAAACTAGAGTGGTTTATCATCCTTAGAAGGTTCTTGTCCCTTCAAGTACATTGGTCAGGAGTATAAAAGTGGGTTTAGAGACAATCATTAAGGAAATGTCCTAAACCCAGAGGATCGGTCACCACTTAAGTAAGAGAAACACTAAACTGTCAAAAACAActtcatttccttttcatttttgtttagtcTGAAGTCACTCATACTATAAATATtataactttttgttttgctgAAAAGTTAATTTCCAGAACATTTTCAGTGAAGGTGAAGCCAGCCAGCCCAGTTTTGCTTTTTACAGATTAGTGAGAAAGGTGACTCTTGTTTAGGATTGGGTTTTCTAGGACAGATATAGTGGGGTGATAGGACACGAGAGTTCAGAATTGACATAAGGAACAGCATTCAGTGAAGCAAAAGACTCTGAactttaggcaaaaaaaaaaaaaaaaaaaaaaaaaaaaaaagtgatgtaaGGACTTTAAGAACAGATCAGCTGCCCCGCTGCTGCTACCTGGTGTGGGCCTCTGGTTCTCTCATTCCTTCGTCGGGGGTTACACATGTCACCCATCAGACTGAGTGCGgaaaccccaatggaggagttagggaaaggactaaaggagctaaaggggatgacaaccccataggaagaacaacaatatcaaccaaccacacccagagctcccagggactaaaccaccaaccaaagagtacacatggagggacccatggctctagctgcatatttatcagaggatggtcttatgtggcatcaatgggaggagagggccCTTGGCCCTGTCTCGACTGGGTGCCCcaacatagggggatgctagggcagtgaggcaggagtaagtgagtgagtgggtgggtgggtgggtgaggaaacaccctcatagaggcaggggggatgggatggagggtttggggaagggaaaatggtaaaggggacaacatttgaaatgtaaataattaaaataaccaataataaaaaaacaactgATCAGGTCATAGGGAGTTGGTCCTGAtggaatataaaaagaaaaactgttgaTTAAAGAACTAAAAGGTATAAGCAGGAAGAAGCCGAGCTGAAGTAGGGGAGGAGTTTGAACTGGAGAGCAGGTTAGGGTAGATAGCCTCGGACATTGATGGTTGGAATAACGGACATTGGAATGTCAGGAACAGAGGGAACCAAGGTGTACGTGTTCGTGTGggttaaaacaaaacaccaagactGAAGTTGTACACACATTCTGAAAGTAGTAGCAAGCCAGAAGCTAAAATATTGAGTAGCTTTCCTGAGAGATGATAACAGATGATACAACAGGATGGTGATCATTTCAGCATGAACTGTTTCAGGGGAGAACAGGTGTAAGCATGGTCTGGATGCAGCAGCAGGAGCAATGCCTTCCCATGTCCAGCACTAGGAGGCCAGGCCAGAACTGGAATGGACGAGCTAGGAGAAAAAGCGATGCCCTCGAGGCAGAGGCCATTTTGAATTAGAAACTTTGGGTTCACAAAAGATATAAGGCACATAAAATAGACTTAAGATAAACCAATGATCATGTTACCATGAGACTCTTATTCGATCATCTTTGCACGACACGGTGCCTGAGCTCAAAAGCCTGGCTCCACACAGACAACGAAAGCTTGGTGGATCAtcttttatttagacaaaaatagCTCACACAGTAGTAggggaaaatctagaagaaatgatGAGCAACTTCCTTCCACCACTGGGTGCCATGGTCAGCCAGCTCAGCAGTGAGTCCCTTTGCCCAGCGAGCCATCAATCTCACAGGCTGGCCTTCATTGACACCTCCTCAGCCTATCCATCATTTTGATTAACATTACGAAATGCCTTTCAAATTGGTAGGTGCTTGAAAATATAGTTCTGGGTAACAGTTTTTGTGGGTATagctttcattcattcactaaatgtatatatttacaatCAGCTTTTTAACAGATAAGAACAGATAAGATGTGTCaacatgtgtaagcatgtgtcAACAGGTGTCAACATGTGTCTACGTAAAAACCACAGCTCTCAACTTAAAAGGGAATAAGAGGTAGCTTGTTCTGAGGCCGTTTTGAGTCTTCATGGCTgaagaacacagatttaggttatcCCAGTTTCAGTGTTCCAATGTGGAAGctgttttataaagttttataaacTCTTCTAGTTTTCCAGGACAAAAATAGTCATAAATGGACGCAAATTTGCAATACCTTGGTGTGTGCATCAGAGAGGTGGGCACTGTGAGATGGGAGAGCTTTTCCACAGGCTCAGGATGCagtctgatgacattcttagcttttgggttGGTGGAAGCTAATGGTCTGCTAAGTCAATAGATTCTAAAGAGTTTCTATCTGTTAGTCACAGGCATTAGTCCAGACACAGTGGTGGGCAAGGAATGGCTGTTCTGGGGAGACTAGAGCGAGCCCAAGAGCAGGAGATTAGCATCTGGACCTGAAACATTCCAATCTCTCCCCAGTACTGAAATTCTAGTCAACCCATCACTCCCTGCTTTacacagcttctttccaggaGATTTTGTTCACAAATGTGACAATGCATAAGTTCATATGGTTTAGTATGAGATTGAAATAACTTTGTGTTTGTTATAAATTAATAGGAAAATACTGGATTGACCCAAATCTTGGATGTTCTTCAGATGCCTTTGAGGTTTTCTGCAACTTTAGTGCTGGAGGCCAGACATGTTTATCTCCTGTTTCTGTGACAAAGGTGTGTATTGAATTTTAGAACATGTGCTTCTGTATTGTATTTgttaacaggattttttttttaatgccatcaTATAATTGCTGGCTTTTAAGAGTGAAATAAAACGTTGCCATTCACCATTCTCTATCAtatatgagaaatatttttaatgttaaaaatattttaaagatttattttgctgggcagtggtggtgcatgcctttaatcccagcacttgggaggcagaggcaggtggatttctgagttcaaggccagcctggtctacagagtgagttccaggacagccagggctatacagagaaaccctgtctcgaaaaacaaaaaacaaacaaaaaaaaaaagatttatttttgttatatagaGAAATGTTTGCCcgcgtgtatatgtgtgcaacAAGTAGATGTCTGGTCCCTGGAGGGGTTAGAAGAGGGTATCATatgcctggaactgaagttataaagGGTTGTGATCCGCCATctgtgttctgggaattgaacccaagtcctctgaaagagtgtCAATTGTTCCCaatcactgagccacatctccagttctcattgttctaaaaaaaataaaataagtgccATGTACCTTGACACTTTGATTATACATTCTATGATCGGTTCAGCATGGTGTGCTCCCTGGATCTTGTTTCTTCAGTTTCCTAAAGTGTGTGCAGCACAttgttgtgtttttaaagacACACAGACCTTAGACAATCTCCAACCAGCTGCACCATTCTGATCAACAGTCTACAGCCACAACCTACAGCTTGGTTGAAACtgtattttcagtaaaataattCTGCTACAAAAGCTTGCTGCATTCCAGTGATTAGCATAACGCAACAGCCTGTAAACGTTCACTGAATACTCTTTTTAAGtttcaagataattctgaaaaTGCACTACTAAGAATGAATGTGGGGTTTGTTTTATAGAACAGTAACAGTTACAAGTATCTTAAAAACCCAAAGGCTGGTTCTGTTTTATAACACCTTGAAATCAAAATCGTAACTCTTTTTCTGATTAAACCAGCTTGGAGTATTTTCTCATGTGTTAGCAAAGTGCTAATACATATGCCTATCATGTGTTCCACCCATCTTTAGAAGACTGGAAGGCACGGTCCGCAGCTGGTTTCTGTGGGGCTGCTCCCCTTTGCTGAGCATGGCTCTATAGTAGGAAATCTCAGTGGAGAGTCACCACCGCTCTAAGAATAGAGGAAGGAGCACTCTGCTCTGTTCCTAGAGGAACTGAGATGTCCCTAATGTTCTCCTAACTGAAGAGAAGCACACTAGTTCTCTGTATAAAGTACATGTCCACATGCTTGCCCTCAATGCCCCAGAAGCTGCCTGAGGACTTCCATACAGACTTTTGGAGtcaggagataaaagaagggaaaTATTGAATAAACGAGGTGGGAACAGTGAAGAACAATGTTGTAGCTGCTTCCATGACTAAATCAATTGTCCCGGCGATAGGcagcagaaagagcagcagtCAGGAATGTGTGCTGAAGAGCACCCTGGAGATGAAATGACTGAAGGGCTTACTCcacaatgtgggtttttttccttctttggttttgtgtttttttttttttcagcatgaaaatttattaatgttgaaTAGTAAAACTACTAATACCAGAGCCAAAACAATATTAATAGACACATGCCAAGAGAGTTACAGTCAaggttttggaaaaaaaataattgttaattGCTTGATCAGGATTCAACAGTTACAAAACCTACCAAGCTAAGCCTCTTAACATCCCTGTCAGGTGGGTGCTACACCCCCACGTAATCAACAGGTGACCACATCGAACTAATTTCAAATGTAGATTCTCATGAAAACATCATACCAAGCAAATAACTATTATTACTGCATTTCAagtaacattataaaaatatattttattatatacaataGCCTAATGATATCCTGTGATCAGTTCATACAGACTCATAAGAACTTTTCTTCACCATCAATTGGCATGCAGATTCCAAATTTGTGAGGCTGCCCTTCCATAAGTTTCCCCATATGGATGTTTCTAAGTCACCATGTGTTATGACGTGACTTTTGTTTCTATGACTCTAGTTGGAGTTTGGAGTCGGCAAAGTACAGATGAACTTTCTTCAGTTGCTGAGCGCAGAAGCCACCCACGTGATCACCATTCACTGTCTGAACACCCCGAGGTGGACCAGCACACAGGCAGATGGTCCAGAGTGGCCTATTAGCTTCAAAGGATGGAATGGTCagatttttgaagaaaatacTCTACTTGAACCTCAAGTCCTCTCAGATGACTGCACGGTAAGAGAACGGCTCTTTTAGAAATGTGACTtaaaataaggagaggaagactTTCCTTACTAACTATAGAAGAGTGCTGTTATAAAGTCCCCGACATTCCTATGTTTTCCATCAgcaattatcatatatatatgtatgtgtatatatatgtgcatatatacatatagagagattgtttatacatatatatacatgttgtttatgtgtatatgtatatacatgcatatttatagatgtatatacataatacatatatatctagATATCTCAGATAGTCAAATTTCATTATGTTAATAAATAATCATGGATAATCATGTTTCATGTTTCTAGAACAGGATCTCTATATGAAGTCTTGGATATCATTGAGCTTGTTatataacccaggttggccttgaactcacagagatccacctgccccgcctctatctcccaagtgctacctACTATGCTCAGCTtactcatggatttttttttttttttcttgtggccATTTTCAGAGAATTTTATTTGAGTGGTTCTTACAAAGATTGTTGCAATATGAAAGTCATTTGTTTGATAGAAATATCAAGCTGTCTTGTCAAACACACTGGAGTAACCCAAAAATATATTTCAGAGCTCACAGAGCTTAAAAAGAGCAAAGATTATATGCAACCAGACAAAACCTATTTCTGTATTTCCTCTTTTGCTCAAGACTGCTTTACTCAATCTGTTACATCAACCACCTTGAGGAAATGCAGGGATCATTTTGTTTGGAATCTCAAGATACACTAAAACacataatatttacaaagaaacttTTACAGATACATTAATTGAAAAATTTACCATCAAATATTTTGAAATCCCCTTCTTGCCAAATGATCAAGGTCAAATGCTAAGCAGCCATTTAGCTACTTAAGACTTTTGTTCACACTAAAAGTGTATTCCTTTGctgaaccatgagccaaatacATGACTGTGAAATGTAACTGCTGTGTAAAAAGTAAGGTTTCTGAAACATTAAAACATTACCGGTCTGCCTTTATACAGAAAGCACATTTGTTCCCCTAGAGCT contains these protein-coding regions:
- the LOC117702150 gene encoding collagen alpha-1(XXIV) chain-like; protein product: MDINAAIQALIESNSAQQMESYQNTEVTLINHSSEIFKTLTYLSSLLSSIKNPLGTRENPARICKDLLSCQYKVSDGKYWIDPNLGCSSDAFEVFCNFSAGGQTCLSPVSVTKLEFGVGKVQMNFLQLLSAEATHVITIHCLNTPRWTSTQADGPEWPISFKGWNGQIFEENTLLEPQVLSDDCTIRDGSWHKAKFLFHTQNPNQLPVTEVQNLPHLRTGQKHSIESSAVCFL